The proteins below are encoded in one region of Salvelinus fontinalis isolate EN_2023a unplaced genomic scaffold, ASM2944872v1 scaffold_0074, whole genome shotgun sequence:
- the LOC129842914 gene encoding SOSS complex subunit B2-like, translating to MFASVPNDDQFLIKDIKSGLKNINVIFIVLEMGRVTKTKDGHEVRSCKVADKSGCITLSVWDELGGLIQPGDILRLTRGYASLWKGCLTLYTGRGGDLQKTGDFCMVFSEVPNFSEPNAEVLAQANRPSKVESQNSSSVSQSSTPSVPTHTYSSNECSPLSQNPTYGSTGRQNGRGNGGPGQGNGGPVTDPMGNSRDPRQGLKRK from the exons ATGTTCGCCAGTGTGCCAAACGATGATCAATTCTTGATAAAAGACATAAAGTCGGGATTGAAGAATATAAATGTAATCTTTATCGTGTTGGAAATGG GAAGGGTAACTAAAACAAAGGATGGGCATGAGGTTCGCTCCTGCAAG GTGGCTGATAAGAGTGGGTGCATCACCCTGTCTGTGTGGGACGAGTTGGGTGGACTCATCCAGCCAGGAGACATCCTCCGTCTCACACGAGG CTATGCATCCCTGTGGAAGGGCTGTCTGACTCTTTACACAGGCAGAGGAGGAGACCTGCAGAAGACAGGAGA tttTTGCATGGTCTTCTCTGAGGTGCCAAACTTTAGTGAACCAAACGCAGAGGTACTGGCCCAGGCCAACAGGCCG tcTAAAGTTGAGTCCCAGAACAGTTCTTCTGTCAGTCAAAGCTCCACCCCCTCAGTCCCCACCCACACATACTCTTCCAATGAATGCTCTCCGCTCTCCCAGAATCCAACCTATGGGAGCACAGGACGGCAGAATGGGCGAGGCAACGGAGGTCCTGGGCAAGGCAACGGAGGTCCTGTCACCGACCCTATGGGCAACAGCAGGGACCCACGGCAAGGGCTAAAGAGGAAATGA